Proteins encoded in a region of the Metamycoplasma alkalescens genome:
- a CDS encoding RDD family protein, protein MVIKKNIKANFWIRILATIIDLLFFILFAIGTSFIVFNYKKANFYTENILYRELIYRFWLLLLIIFIIFSYLLIPIFSKGQTIGMLICKIKIQANEETNKKIKISKYIFDRQRLFAFFWIFIFLSFMLISTDGFLKAARGQKLNSAEKIVLSLPVILATIAVNLEALVILSGIGPSRINWNDKLSKTETVWKNKYEEVEIEENKQIILPKKRELPKIHLLDKNS, encoded by the coding sequence ATGGTAATTAAAAAAAATATAAAAGCTAATTTTTGAATTCGAATATTAGCAACAATTATTGATTTATTATTCTTTATTCTCTTTGCAATCGGAACATCTTTTATTGTTTTTAATTATAAAAAAGCAAATTTTTATACTGAAAATATTTTATATCGTGAATTAATTTATCGTTTTTGACTTTTATTATTAATCATATTTATTATCTTTTCATATTTGTTAATTCCAATTTTTAGCAAGGGTCAAACGATTGGTATGCTTATTTGCAAAATAAAAATCCAAGCAAATGAAGAAACTAATAAAAAAATAAAAATTTCAAAATATATTTTTGACCGACAAAGATTATTTGCTTTTTTTTGAATTTTTATTTTTTTAAGTTTCATGTTAATTTCAACTGATGGTTTTTTAAAAGCAGCAAGAGGACAAAAACTAAATTCGGCTGAAAAAATTGTTCTTAGTCTTCCAGTAATCTTAGCAACAATTGCAGTTAACCTTGAGGCTTTAGTTATTCTAAGTGGGATTGGCCCATCAAGAATAAATTGAAATGACAAGTTATCCAAAACAGAAACAGTTTGAAAAAACAAATATGAAGAAGTTGAAATAGAAGAAAATAAACAAATAATTTTACCTAAAAAAAGAGAATTACCAAAAATTCATTTATTAGATAAAAATAGCTAA
- a CDS encoding glycosyltransferase family 2 protein: MKKKLTIIIPIYNPILPIEKILNNIYKQKSEDFNAIIVIDNPKNDHFYELDKLQNKNYENLKIIFNTSHQNFDIKLKEVLNFVETPYIYILYQNYKIKSEFIERINLFLENLETQPDLIEIPFSKKEFLYSIYKDEILPSLGLVELEKNNLPIALASQSIFNYIVKKEMIEEVINKWKIKDLNFENSTKFIFEVILKSKTYIYFKNTWIRDLNGKFFMFNIQSLSRTWNSIIASIAQDQIDKKNAIEFARFMSYCYYIAGFLGIFKIKNDSLKSKVFNNMSESLLKEIEKQKEFWLKEINENPYFKQFKISDLNELTNQFTKKWNLIFKKFVW, from the coding sequence ATGAAAAAAAAATTAACAATTATTATTCCAATTTATAATCCAATTCTTCCAATTGAAAAAATTTTAAACAATATTTATAAACAAAAAAGTGAAGATTTTAATGCAATCATAGTCATCGATAATCCCAAAAATGATCATTTTTATGAATTGGATAAATTACAAAATAAAAACTATGAAAATCTAAAAATTATTTTTAATACTTCCCATCAAAATTTTGACATTAAGTTAAAAGAGGTTTTAAATTTTGTTGAAACACCATACATTTATATTCTTTATCAAAATTACAAAATTAAAAGTGAATTTATTGAAAGAATTAATTTATTTTTAGAAAATCTTGAAACACAACCAGATTTAATTGAAATACCATTCTCTAAAAAAGAATTTCTATATTCAATTTACAAAGATGAAATATTACCTTCATTAGGTTTAGTTGAATTAGAAAAAAATAACTTGCCAATTGCCTTAGCTTCACAATCAATTTTTAATTACATTGTCAAAAAAGAAATGATTGAAGAAGTAATTAATAAATGAAAAATCAAAGATCTAAACTTTGAAAATTCAACAAAATTTATTTTTGAAGTTATTTTGAAATCAAAAACTTATATTTATTTTAAAAACACTTGAATAAGAGATTTGAATGGCAAATTTTTTATGTTCAATATTCAATCATTATCAAGAACATGAAATTCAATCATTGCATCAATTGCTCAAGACCAAATTGATAAAAAAAATGCAATTGAATTTGCAAGATTTATGTCTTATTGTTACTACATTGCCGGATTTTTAGGAATATTTAAAATTAAAAATGATTCATTGAAATCAAAAGTTTTTAATAACATGTCTGAATCACTTTTAAAAGAAATTGAAAAACAAAAAGAATTTTGATTAAAAGAAATTAATGAAAATCCATATTTTAAGCAATTTAAAATTAGTGATTTAAACGAATTGACAAATCAATTCACAAAAAAATGAAATTTAATTTTTAAAAAATTCGTATGGTAA
- the asnS gene encoding asparagine--tRNA ligase — protein MTIKEILKKIDQIKEGSEYKIEGWIVSNRGNEKIRFLTINDGSTISNLQVVIKGEIINKLSLATISLWTSVSATGEIHLTPNAQQPLELVLKTIKILGNVDSDFPIQKKETSLEFLREIPHLRNRTNLFKAIMLIRNSLAYEIHKYFQEHNFLYMASPIITSNDGEGAGETLLVDDESKEYFFKQKAFLGVTGQLHAEAYAESFKKVYTFGPTFRAENSHTSRHLAEFWMIEPEVAFYKLNDIIYLADDLLKTVIKNTIKNYTDEMKYLDSINSGLLDNLNKFLDNKLTIIDYKDVIKKLEEFKNNFEEKDIYFGMDLASEHEKFLSEQIIKGPVAVINYPKDIKAFYMYQNDDKQTVAAFDLLVPGIGELIGGSQRESRYKNLIERMKELNIPTQSLQWYLDLRRFGYAQTSGFGIGFERLVMYVTGVANIKDVIPFPRVAGQIKM, from the coding sequence ATGACAATCAAAGAAATATTAAAAAAAATAGATCAAATCAAAGAAGGATCAGAATATAAAATAGAAGGATGAATTGTTTCAAATCGAGGAAATGAAAAAATAAGGTTTTTAACAATTAATGATGGAAGTACAATTTCGAATTTACAAGTAGTTATTAAGGGAGAAATCATTAATAAATTATCACTAGCAACAATTTCTTTATGAACTTCTGTATCTGCAACTGGAGAAATTCATTTAACTCCTAATGCACAGCAACCACTTGAATTAGTTTTAAAAACAATAAAAATTCTTGGCAATGTTGATAGTGATTTTCCAATCCAAAAAAAAGAAACATCACTTGAATTTTTAAGAGAAATTCCGCATTTAAGAAACCGTACAAATTTATTTAAAGCAATCATGTTAATAAGAAATTCATTAGCGTATGAAATTCATAAATATTTTCAAGAACATAATTTTTTATACATGGCTTCACCAATAATCACATCAAATGATGGTGAAGGTGCTGGGGAAACTTTATTAGTTGATGATGAATCAAAAGAATATTTCTTTAAACAAAAAGCATTTTTAGGAGTAACGGGACAGTTGCATGCTGAAGCATATGCTGAAAGTTTCAAAAAAGTTTATACTTTTGGACCAACTTTTCGTGCTGAAAATTCACACACATCAAGACACCTTGCTGAATTTTGAATGATTGAACCTGAAGTTGCTTTTTATAAACTAAATGATATTATTTATTTAGCTGATGACCTTTTAAAAACAGTAATCAAAAATACAATAAAAAACTATACTGACGAAATGAAATATTTAGATTCAATCAACAGTGGTTTACTTGATAATTTAAACAAATTTTTAGACAACAAATTAACAATTATTGATTACAAAGATGTAATTAAAAAACTTGAAGAATTTAAGAATAACTTTGAAGAAAAAGATATTTATTTTGGAATGGATTTAGCTTCTGAACATGAAAAATTCTTGTCAGAACAAATCATTAAAGGTCCTGTTGCAGTTATTAATTATCCAAAAGATATTAAAGCGTTTTATATGTATCAAAATGATGACAAGCAAACTGTTGCAGCATTTGATTTATTAGTTCCTGGAATTGGTGAATTAATTGGAGGAAGTCAAAGGGAATCGCGCTATAAAAATCTTATTGAAAGAATGAAAGAACTTAACATTCCAACGCAATCATTACAATGATATTTAGATTTAAGACGTTTTGGATATGCGCAAACAAGTGGTTTTGGAATTGGATTTGAACGTTTGGTGATGTATGTAACAGGTGTTGCAAATATTAAAGATGTTATCCCATTCCCACGTGTGGCTGGTCAAATAAAAATGTAG
- a CDS encoding ABC transporter permease produces MNKFKNFLKCSYVFIILAFLYIPIIFGAIYSFNAPSDKGIFSVTTWNRTSFEAYAELFSKSNLLAFANSFLLGLATSILVISLSLLTVFSLWRNKNRVARSFVQTTSNVPLINPDVITGLTLAIVLNFLFFGTLKATSEGFFRAIIGHTVMCLPYGILIMLPKSDKFSKSVFESSQDLGYSKFKTWFKTYFVYMLGSIGFTFVMTMTLSFDDFIITRIISNTQTLGTKLYEGQFQAWSLAIGAISLLVVIFSNTVYIIFKRSQDIRTKKNILLTKKQQQKDF; encoded by the coding sequence ATGAATAAATTTAAGAATTTTTTAAAATGCTCATATGTCTTTATCATTCTTGCTTTTTTATATATTCCAATCATTTTTGGGGCAATTTATAGTTTTAATGCGCCATCAGATAAGGGAATTTTTTCAGTCACAACATGGAACCGCACCTCATTTGAAGCTTATGCTGAATTATTTTCTAAATCTAATTTATTAGCTTTTGCTAACTCATTTTTATTAGGACTAGCAACATCAATTTTAGTAATTAGTCTTTCTTTGTTAACCGTTTTTTCTTTATGAAGAAACAAAAATCGTGTTGCGAGATCATTTGTTCAAACAACATCAAACGTTCCTTTAATAAACCCAGATGTCATTACTGGATTAACATTAGCAATTGTACTTAATTTCTTATTTTTTGGTACACTAAAAGCAACAAGTGAAGGATTTTTTCGGGCAATTATTGGGCATACTGTAATGTGCTTGCCATACGGAATTTTGATTATGCTACCAAAAAGTGATAAATTCTCAAAAAGTGTTTTTGAATCAAGTCAAGATCTAGGATATTCAAAATTTAAAACATGATTCAAAACATATTTTGTTTATATGCTTGGTTCAATTGGATTTACTTTTGTAATGACAATGACACTTTCATTTGATGATTTTATTATCACAAGAATCATTTCCAACACACAAACATTAGGAACAAAATTATATGAAGGTCAATTTCAAGCTTGATCTCTCGCTATTGGTGCAATTTCATTACTTGTTGTAATTTTTTCAAACACAGTATACATCATTTTCAAAAGAAGTCAAGATATTAGAACTAAAAAAAATATTTTATTAACAAAAAAACAACAACAAAAAGATTTTTAA